The following proteins are co-located in the Corynebacterium kalinowskii genome:
- a CDS encoding PspA/IM30 family protein, which translates to MANPFSKGWKYLTASLDAKIDENADPKVQIQQAVEAAKGQHRKITEQAAAVIGNQRQLEMQLDRLVKEQTSLQDKARQAILAADKASADGDASKAAEFTTTAEIFASQLVAVEQQIEQTKAMHTQGAAAAEQAKKQQKESELRLQEQMAQIDQLRAQADQASMQEKVSESMDSINQFGKDDSVPTLDDVRAKIERRYANALGAQELVESTVGDRMAEIQSAGVDLKANARLDEIRASMKADKELEAAPSDESAAEEQGAEADAEKPAEESTEKSSEK; encoded by the coding sequence ATGGCGAATCCGTTTAGCAAGGGCTGGAAGTACCTGACCGCATCCCTGGATGCAAAGATCGACGAAAACGCCGATCCAAAGGTGCAGATCCAGCAGGCAGTGGAAGCCGCCAAGGGGCAGCACCGCAAGATTACCGAACAGGCGGCAGCCGTCATCGGAAATCAGCGCCAGCTGGAAATGCAGCTCGATCGCCTGGTCAAGGAACAGACCTCCCTGCAAGACAAGGCTCGCCAAGCCATCCTCGCCGCAGACAAAGCCTCCGCCGACGGCGACGCCTCCAAGGCCGCGGAGTTCACCACCACTGCAGAAATCTTTGCCTCCCAGCTTGTTGCTGTGGAGCAGCAGATTGAGCAGACGAAGGCAATGCACACCCAGGGAGCTGCCGCAGCTGAGCAGGCGAAGAAGCAGCAGAAGGAATCTGAGCTGCGACTGCAGGAGCAGATGGCCCAGATCGACCAGCTCCGCGCGCAGGCGGACCAGGCATCCATGCAGGAAAAGGTTTCCGAGTCCATGGATTCCATCAACCAGTTTGGCAAGGATGACTCCGTGCCAACTCTCGATGATGTTCGAGCGAAGATTGAACGTCGCTACGCCAACGCGTTGGGCGCTCAGGAGCTCGTGGAGTCCACCGTGGGCGACCGTATGGCAGAGATTCAGTCTGCGGGCGTCGACCTCAAGGCCAACGCACGCCTCGACGAGATTCGCGCCTCCATGAAGGCCGATAAGGAGCTCGAGGCTGCCCCTTCTGACGAATCCGCTGCTGAAGAGCAGGGTGCGGAAGCCGACGCTGAAAAGCCTGCTGAAGAGTCGACTGAGAAGTCTTCGGAAAAGTAG
- the trxA gene encoding thioredoxin — protein MATVNITETDFEKTVTDGGIVLVDFWASWCGPCRQFAPIFEKVSENHTDAVFAKVDTDANQGISAALQIQSIPTLMAFRDGIMVFRQAGVLPANALEDLVTQIKGLDMEDVRRQVAEQNAAQGE, from the coding sequence ATGGCAACCGTAAACATTACCGAGACCGACTTCGAGAAGACTGTTACCGATGGCGGCATCGTCCTCGTTGACTTCTGGGCATCCTGGTGCGGCCCATGCCGTCAGTTCGCTCCAATCTTTGAAAAGGTCTCGGAGAATCACACCGACGCGGTATTCGCCAAGGTAGATACCGATGCTAACCAGGGCATCTCTGCAGCACTGCAGATCCAGTCCATCCCAACCCTGATGGCTTTCCGCGACGGCATCATGGTCTTCCGTCAGGCCGGCGTCCTCCCAGCCAACGCGCTTGAGGACCTGGTCACCCAAATCAAGGGACTCGACATGGAAGATGTGCGCCGTCAGGTGGCTGAGCAGAACGCAGCTCAGGGCGAGTAG
- a CDS encoding heavy-metal-associated domain-containing protein has translation MTKNYQIEGMTCEHCVKAVEAEVNEVPGTQGVDIDLASGRMSVHGEDFSDDAIVEAVIEAGYKVIEQ, from the coding sequence GTGACGAAAAACTACCAGATCGAGGGAATGACCTGCGAGCACTGCGTGAAGGCAGTGGAAGCCGAGGTAAACGAGGTTCCCGGCACCCAGGGCGTTGACATCGATCTTGCCTCTGGCCGCATGTCCGTGCACGGCGAAGACTTCTCTGATGACGCCATCGTCGAAGCCGTCATCGAAGCTGGCTACAAGGTCATCGAGCAGTAA
- a CDS encoding heavy metal translocating P-type ATPase: protein MSTTHIDLGVTGMTCTSCSSRVERKLNKVEGVAATVNFATETASVTYDPALIDATGLIAVIEKTGYGAVPVEQEQDVDKHASLGRRLVVSALLATPVMLLSMIPALQFDYWQWVALALATPVYLWGGWPFHRAAVVNLKHGAFTMDTLISLGTTAAYLWSLVALFFGGAGEVGMKMHMSFTAHSGHGLYLETASMVIVFLLLGRWFEERAKGRSSAALKALLDLGAKDAHVLRDGIEVTIPIAQLRVGDRFIVRPGEKIATDGRVLEGHSAVDNSMLTGESVPVEVAPGDLVTGASLNSSGRLLIEATRVGEDTTLAAMGRLVTEAQAKKAPVQRTVDKISQVFVPVVIVTAIITLAVHLLMGNAVTDAFSAAVAVLIIACPCALGLATPTALLVGTGRGAQLGLLIKGPEVLEATRQVQAIIFDKTGTLTTGNMKVTSVSGPNDTLALAAAVEQGSEHPIAKAIVAATTDIPEASDFRAETGQGISATVAGQRVWVGRPNETVNAPDGSTPVAVRVNDQDYGFVVVQDTPKPEAAEAVAHIKQLGIEPWLVTGDNEGAAKDVAKQLGIDHVVAGVMPADKVARVAALQESGKKVAMVGDGINDAAALAQADLGLAMGAGTDVAIEASDITIMNNDPRSAVDAIRLSRSTLRIIHGNLFWAFAYNVVLIPVAAMGLLNPMLAGAAMALSSVFVVTNSLRLRGFKSSFR from the coding sequence ATGTCTACCACTCATATTGACCTCGGCGTCACCGGTATGACCTGCACCTCTTGCTCCTCCCGCGTGGAGCGCAAGCTCAACAAGGTGGAGGGCGTAGCGGCGACCGTCAACTTCGCCACCGAGACCGCCAGCGTCACCTACGATCCTGCGCTTATCGACGCCACCGGCCTCATCGCAGTCATCGAAAAGACTGGGTACGGCGCTGTTCCCGTGGAGCAAGAGCAGGACGTCGATAAGCATGCGTCACTGGGACGTCGGCTTGTGGTGTCCGCGCTGCTTGCCACGCCGGTGATGCTGCTGTCGATGATCCCGGCGCTGCAGTTCGACTACTGGCAGTGGGTAGCCCTCGCTTTGGCCACTCCGGTGTACTTGTGGGGCGGTTGGCCATTCCACCGCGCCGCCGTGGTGAACCTCAAACATGGCGCGTTCACCATGGACACGCTGATCTCACTAGGCACCACCGCCGCGTACCTCTGGTCCCTCGTTGCCCTGTTCTTCGGCGGCGCGGGCGAGGTCGGCATGAAGATGCATATGAGCTTCACCGCGCACTCCGGGCACGGTCTTTACCTCGAAACCGCGTCGATGGTGATCGTGTTTCTGCTGCTGGGACGCTGGTTTGAGGAGCGCGCCAAGGGCCGGTCTTCCGCCGCACTGAAGGCGCTGCTCGACCTGGGCGCCAAGGATGCGCACGTGCTTCGCGACGGCATCGAAGTCACCATTCCCATCGCGCAGCTGCGCGTCGGGGACCGGTTTATCGTCCGACCGGGCGAGAAGATCGCGACTGACGGTCGCGTACTCGAGGGCCACTCCGCGGTTGATAACTCGATGTTGACCGGCGAGTCGGTGCCTGTGGAAGTAGCTCCTGGCGACCTCGTGACCGGCGCATCGCTGAACAGCTCTGGTCGGCTATTGATCGAGGCCACGCGCGTGGGCGAAGACACCACTTTGGCGGCTATGGGCCGACTCGTCACTGAAGCGCAGGCAAAGAAGGCACCTGTCCAGCGGACGGTCGACAAGATCTCCCAAGTGTTCGTGCCGGTTGTGATTGTCACGGCAATCATCACCTTGGCAGTGCATCTACTAATGGGAAACGCCGTCACCGATGCGTTTTCCGCCGCAGTGGCTGTGCTCATCATCGCTTGCCCATGCGCCCTAGGGTTGGCCACTCCGACCGCCCTATTGGTTGGTACGGGTCGTGGCGCGCAGCTCGGCCTGCTGATCAAGGGCCCTGAGGTGCTGGAGGCCACTAGACAGGTGCAGGCCATCATCTTTGACAAGACCGGCACCCTGACCACCGGAAACATGAAGGTCACTAGCGTGTCAGGCCCCAACGACACCCTTGCGCTGGCCGCCGCTGTCGAGCAAGGTTCCGAGCATCCCATTGCCAAGGCGATCGTCGCTGCGACCACGGATATCCCAGAGGCGAGCGACTTCCGCGCTGAAACTGGCCAGGGCATCTCGGCTACCGTCGCCGGTCAGCGAGTGTGGGTGGGCCGACCGAATGAGACCGTCAACGCCCCGGATGGATCCACCCCCGTCGCGGTGCGAGTCAATGACCAGGACTACGGCTTCGTGGTCGTCCAGGACACCCCGAAGCCGGAGGCCGCTGAGGCAGTCGCACACATCAAACAGCTGGGCATCGAGCCATGGCTGGTCACCGGCGATAACGAGGGCGCGGCGAAGGACGTCGCAAAGCAGCTCGGCATCGACCACGTGGTCGCCGGAGTCATGCCCGCCGACAAGGTGGCGCGCGTTGCTGCACTGCAGGAATCCGGCAAGAAGGTCGCGATGGTCGGCGATGGCATTAACGACGCCGCCGCTCTCGCCCAAGCCGACCTGGGACTAGCCATGGGCGCCGGCACCGACGTCGCGATTGAGGCCAGTGACATCACCATCATGAACAATGACCCCCGCAGCGCCGTCGATGCGATCCGGTTGTCCCGGTCAACCTTGCGAATCATCCATGGCAACTTGTTCTGGGCGTTCGCCTACAACGTCGTGCTGATTCCAGTAGCTGCGATGGGACTGCTCAACCCCATGCTCGCTGGTGCTGCGATGGCCCTGAGCTCGGTGTTCGTTGTGACAAACTCCCTCCGACTCCGAGGTTTCAAAAGTAGCTTTCGCTAA